One stretch of Armigeres subalbatus isolate Guangzhou_Male chromosome 2, GZ_Asu_2, whole genome shotgun sequence DNA includes these proteins:
- the LOC134213737 gene encoding retinaldehyde-binding protein 1-like gives MTLRFDENDQPFIDLGKDVHLRLDFSEYSDKKAVQKAQDELRETPEVVDAALKELKALLIDDKDITVPIEDDAFLKKFLRPRKYYPESAYELIKSYHKMKAKKDFVLDNISTEAIRIAVEERVVQLLPHRDSQGRRVIFLEMGGNWNCAKVPYAELIRAAHAVLTIVSLEPLTQLNGLIYIVNVDKMKLSQLRQYSPKLVKYSLDYGQKCPPLRVKGIHLINNAKVFDLMFMIFKPFVGKKWSQRIFFHGSNMASLHKHVDQSCLPTWLEGSSEYPLLDGKVLLELLERYQDKYDALNSYGYLQKAKEDKEEPVVEN, from the exons ATGACCCTACGGTTCGACGAGAACGATCAACCTTTCATAGATTTAGGGAAGGATGTCCACCTGAGGTTGGATTTCAGCGAGTACAGTGATAAGAAAGCAGTGCAAAAAGCGCAGGACGAGCTGCGGGAGACACCTGAAGTGGTTGACGCTGCACTTAAAGAACTGAAAGCGCTGCTAATCG ATGATAAAGATATCACGGTTCCTATTGAAGATGATgcatttcttaagaaattcttacGACCAAGAAAATATTATCCTGAGAGTGCATATGAATTA ATCAAAAGTTACCACAAAATGAAAGCCAAGAAGGATTTTGTGCTGGATAATATTTCAACCGAAGCCATTCGAATAGCCGTAGAAGAACGAGTAGTGCAACTGCTTCCACATCGCGATTCACAGGGACGAAGAGTGATCTTTTTGGAAATGGGAG GCAATTGGAACTGTGCGAAAGTGCCGTATGCAGAATTGATACGGGCGGCCCATGCAGTACTGACCATTGTTTCACTGGAGCCACTAACCCAGCTTAATGGGCTGATCTACATCGTCAACGTCGACAAAATGAAACTGTCGCAGCTCAGACAGTACTCGCCGAAGTTGGTGAAATACAGCCTGGACTATGGTCAGAAGTGCCCACCGTTGCGGGTGAAAGGCATCCATCTCATCAACAATGCAAaggttttcgatttgatgttcATGATCTTCAAGCCGTTCGTAGGAAAGAAGTGGAGTCAGAGG ataTTCTTCCATGGTAGCAACATGGCATCATTGCACAAACATGTCGATCAGAGCTGTCTGCCGACTTGGCTGGAAGGAAGCAGTGAATATCCTCTGCTTGATGGAAAGGTGCTTTTGGAACTTCTCGAGCGTTATCAGGATAAATATGATG